One genomic window of Neisseria sp. oral taxon 014 str. F0314 includes the following:
- the ndk gene encoding nucleoside-diphosphate kinase, which produces MAIERTISIVKPDAVAKNIIGQIYSRFEQNGLRIVAAKMKHLSVREAQDFYAVHKERPFYADLVAFMTSGPVMIQVLEGENAVAKNRELMGATDPANAAPGTIRADFAESLSINAVHGSDSLENAAIEISYFFSQSEICPR; this is translated from the coding sequence ATGGCGATTGAGCGTACCATTTCCATTGTAAAGCCGGATGCAGTGGCAAAAAATATCATCGGCCAAATTTACAGCCGTTTCGAGCAAAACGGCTTGCGTATCGTTGCAGCCAAAATGAAGCATCTGTCTGTGCGCGAAGCGCAGGATTTCTATGCAGTGCATAAAGAGCGCCCCTTTTACGCAGATTTGGTTGCATTCATGACCAGCGGGCCGGTTATGATTCAGGTGTTGGAAGGTGAAAATGCCGTGGCCAAAAATCGCGAGCTGATGGGGGCAACCGATCCCGCAAATGCCGCTCCGGGCACGATTCGCGCTGATTTTGCCGAATCTCTGAGCATCAATGCGGTACACGGTTCCGACAGTTTGGAAAATGCGGCAATCGAAATATCTTATTTCTTCAGTCAAAGCGAAATTTGTCCGCGTTGA
- a CDS encoding helix-turn-helix domain-containing protein — MDNKQSGGFDALAAKTLGGELRSMRKKQGIDIDTVAERLKLSIEQIEALEKGEYSLLPGIVFVTGFLRSYARLLKWDEQEFAGRLKMVVPDERGHVYAVERQAGKKGFDYRQNEKAAFPKWILGVAVGILFGGGIYAWQNKSNQETAYQNQQDSSAVQNSMQAPALKASNVTVSKMPDEKIADKVQAANASEASAVAASAEEVPVSVAPDELWLKVQYRSNLIVKDKNGKMVFSQIIPEGSERRFQGGAPYDVWIGISTGAQANFGGKEIPVKPYKAGARAASFIAGKK, encoded by the coding sequence ATGGATAATAAACAAAGCGGCGGATTTGATGCTTTGGCCGCAAAAACGCTGGGTGGAGAGTTGCGGTCGATGCGCAAAAAGCAGGGCATTGACATAGACACCGTTGCTGAACGACTGAAGTTGTCGATTGAGCAGATAGAAGCATTGGAAAAGGGGGAATATTCCCTATTACCGGGTATTGTTTTTGTAACCGGTTTTTTACGTTCTTATGCCCGTTTGTTGAAATGGGACGAACAGGAATTTGCAGGTCGTCTGAAAATGGTTGTTCCCGATGAAAGAGGACATGTTTATGCGGTAGAACGCCAAGCGGGAAAAAAAGGCTTTGATTACCGTCAAAATGAAAAGGCTGCTTTCCCGAAGTGGATTCTAGGTGTGGCAGTGGGCATATTGTTTGGTGGTGGCATTTATGCGTGGCAAAACAAATCCAATCAGGAAACCGCATACCAGAACCAGCAGGATAGCAGCGCGGTACAGAACAGCATGCAAGCTCCGGCGCTCAAAGCCAGTAATGTTACAGTTTCTAAAATGCCTGATGAAAAGATTGCCGATAAAGTTCAAGCAGCTAATGCTTCGGAGGCTTCCGCTGTTGCCGCTTCGGCGGAGGAAGTACCGGTTTCCGTAGCGCCGGACGAATTGTGGCTTAAAGTACAATATCGCAGCAATCTGATTGTGAAAGATAAAAACGGCAAAATGGTCTTCAGTCAAATTATTCCCGAAGGTAGCGAACGACGTTTTCAAGGCGGTGCGCCGTACGATGTCTGGATAGGGATCTCTACCGGCGCACAAGCCAATTTTGGCGGAAAAGAAATTCCAGTTAAACCTTATAAGGCAGGAGCAAGAGCCGCGTCATTTATTGCAGGAAAAAAATAA
- a CDS encoding 50S ribosomal protein L25/general stress protein Ctc, producing the protein MSYEIQAAIREQQGTGASRRLRREGQIPAILYGEDQKPISISVDHKTIFYALEKESFHTALIKLALNGKTYDVIVRDFQMHPFRREVQHIDFQVVKANQLLRIRVPLHIVNAENSQAVKLQGGRVSLLNTSVEILALPSNIPAFLDLDCASVEAGDILHLSDIKLPEGVESVSLKRNENLAVATVTGKKR; encoded by the coding sequence ATGTCATATGAAATTCAAGCTGCTATTCGTGAGCAACAAGGCACTGGTGCGAGCCGCCGCCTGCGTCGCGAAGGCCAGATTCCTGCCATCTTATATGGTGAAGATCAAAAGCCGATTTCTATTTCGGTAGATCACAAAACCATTTTTTATGCATTGGAGAAGGAATCGTTCCATACTGCATTAATTAAATTGGCCCTGAATGGTAAGACTTATGATGTTATTGTGCGTGATTTCCAAATGCATCCATTCCGCCGCGAGGTTCAGCATATTGATTTTCAGGTAGTAAAAGCTAATCAACTTTTGCGTATTCGTGTTCCTTTGCATATTGTTAATGCTGAGAACTCTCAGGCTGTAAAATTACAGGGTGGTCGTGTTTCATTATTGAATACGTCTGTTGAGATTTTGGCATTGCCATCTAATATTCCGGCTTTCTTAGATTTAGATTGTGCTTCAGTAGAGGCAGGGGATATTTTGCACTTGTCAGACATTAAGTTGCCGGAAGGTGTAGAAAGTGTTTCACTTAAACGTAATGAAAATTTAGCAGTTGCTACTGTGACAGGTAAGAAACGCTGA
- a CDS encoding integration host factor subunit beta, with protein sequence MTKSELMVRLAEVFAEKNGTHLMAKDVEYSVKVLVDTMTRSLARGQRIEIRGFGSFDLNHRPARIGRNPKTGERVEVPEKHVPHFKPGKELRERVDLALQQTAN encoded by the coding sequence ATGACTAAATCGGAATTAATGGTCCGTTTGGCAGAAGTATTTGCTGAAAAAAACGGTACCCATCTGATGGCGAAAGACGTGGAATACAGCGTAAAAGTTTTGGTTGATACCATGACCCGTTCGCTGGCCCGCGGCCAACGTATCGAAATCCGCGGTTTCGGCAGCTTTGATCTGAACCATCGGCCGGCCCGTATCGGCCGTAACCCTAAAACCGGCGAGCGTGTGGAAGTGCCTGAAAAACATGTTCCTCATTTCAAGCCGGGTAAAGAGTTGCGCGAACGTGTAGATTTGGCATTGCAGCAAACTGCCAATTAA
- the pilW gene encoding type IV pilus biogenesis/stability protein PilW, whose protein sequence is MKLKIWQPLLLVLALSACAGHSGPSAREREEQVSNIRTQLALEYMRAQDYREATRAIEEALKANHKNAVAWLVRAQIYQFLKVDDKAQESFLKALALKPDSAEINNNYGWFLCGKLNRPSEAMPYFDKALSDPTYPTPFVANLNKGICSAKMGQYSLSEAYLKRALAANAQFTPAFKELARTKMMAGNLHDADYYFRQYQSKVDMLMADDLLLGWKIANALGKVQAAYEYEAQLRTNFPYSEELQAVTKRH, encoded by the coding sequence ATGAAACTGAAAATATGGCAACCCCTATTGCTGGTGCTGGCATTGTCGGCCTGCGCCGGACATTCCGGCCCCAGTGCCCGCGAGCGTGAGGAGCAGGTCTCCAATATCAGAACGCAGCTTGCACTGGAATATATGCGTGCTCAGGATTATCGCGAAGCGACGCGCGCCATCGAAGAAGCATTGAAAGCCAATCATAAAAATGCAGTAGCATGGTTGGTGCGTGCGCAGATTTATCAATTTCTGAAAGTTGATGACAAAGCACAGGAGAGTTTTCTCAAAGCTTTGGCTTTAAAACCAGACAGTGCCGAAATCAACAATAACTACGGATGGTTTTTATGCGGCAAGCTCAATAGGCCGTCTGAAGCCATGCCTTATTTCGATAAGGCTCTTTCTGACCCTACCTACCCGACACCTTTTGTGGCAAATCTGAACAAAGGCATTTGCAGTGCGAAAATGGGGCAATATTCTCTGTCAGAAGCTTATTTGAAACGAGCCTTGGCCGCCAACGCGCAATTTACGCCAGCATTCAAAGAATTGGCGCGTACCAAGATGATGGCGGGCAATCTGCATGATGCGGACTATTATTTCCGTCAATATCAGAGCAAAGTCGATATGTTGATGGCAGATGATTTGCTGCTCGGTTGGAAGATTGCCAATGCTTTGGGCAAAGTTCAGGCTGCTTATGAATACGAAGCGCAATTAAGAACGAATTTCCCTTATTCCGAAGAATTACAAGCTGTTACCAAAAGGCATTGA
- a CDS encoding ribose-phosphate pyrophosphokinase yields MAAYDSLMVFTGNANPELAQRVVKHLGISLGNASVGKFSDGEVAIELLENVRGRDVFILQPTCAPTNDNLMEILTMADALKRASAGRITAAIPYFGYARQDRRPRSVRVPISAKLVANMLYSAGIDRVLTVDLHADQIQGFFDIPVDNIYATPILLNDINQQRIENLTVVSPDIGGVLRARAVAKALNADLAIIDKRRPKANVAEVMNIIGDIQDRTCLIVDDMIDTANTLCKAASALKERGASRVLAYATHPVFSGEAINRIASSDIDQVVVTDTIPLSDAAKTCGRIRQVTIAGLLAETVRRISNEESVSYLFNEDVMITGSMLLP; encoded by the coding sequence ATGGCGGCTTATGACAGTTTAATGGTGTTTACCGGTAATGCGAATCCTGAATTGGCTCAACGCGTTGTGAAGCATTTAGGGATTTCTTTAGGTAATGCCTCAGTTGGTAAATTTTCTGATGGTGAAGTTGCAATAGAGCTATTGGAAAATGTGCGTGGTCGAGATGTATTTATCTTGCAGCCGACTTGTGCTCCGACAAATGATAATTTGATGGAAATTTTGACTATGGCGGATGCGTTGAAACGTGCTTCGGCCGGCCGTATCACCGCTGCCATCCCATATTTCGGATACGCTCGCCAAGACCGCCGGCCCCGTTCAGTACGTGTTCCGATTTCTGCCAAACTAGTTGCGAATATGTTGTATTCGGCAGGTATCGATAGAGTATTAACCGTTGATTTGCATGCCGACCAAATTCAAGGATTTTTCGATATTCCTGTTGATAATATTTATGCTACTCCAATTTTACTGAATGATATTAATCAGCAACGTATTGAAAATTTGACAGTTGTCAGTCCTGATATTGGTGGTGTTTTGCGTGCTCGTGCTGTTGCCAAGGCTTTGAATGCTGATTTGGCAATTATTGATAAGCGCCGACCGAAAGCAAATGTTGCTGAAGTGATGAATATTATTGGTGATATTCAGGACCGTACGTGTTTGATTGTTGATGATATGATTGATACTGCAAATACTTTATGTAAAGCAGCTTCAGCTTTAAAAGAACGGGGAGCTTCGCGTGTATTGGCCTATGCAACCCATCCTGTTTTCTCAGGAGAAGCAATTAACCGCATTGCTTCTTCCGATATAGATCAGGTTGTTGTAACTGACACCATTCCATTATCTGATGCAGCTAAAACTTGTGGGCGTATTCGTCAAGTAACGATTGCAGGGTTGCTTGCGGAGACAGTCCGCAGAATTAGTAATGAAGAATCTGTGTCATATCTTTTCAATGAAGATGTGATGATTACCGGCAGCATGTTGTTGCCATAA
- the ispG gene encoding flavodoxin-dependent (E)-4-hydroxy-3-methylbut-2-enyl-diphosphate synthase codes for MNTLKRRKTHQVKIDHIIVGSDAPVIVQSMTNTDTADAAATAQQVKELSDAGSEMVRITVNSPEAASKVAEIRQRLDDMGYHTPLIGDFHFNGERLLAEFPDCGKALSKYRINPGNVGKGAKGDEKFAYMIRTAAENDKAVRIGVNWGSLDQSLAKRMMDANLAATSPRPPEEVMKEALIVSALESSEKAVNLGLPEDKIILSCKVSSVQDLIQVYRDLGGRCKYPLHLGLTEAGMGSKGIVASTAALSVLLQEGIGDTIRISLTPEPGSSRTQEVIVAQEILQTMGLRSFTPMVTACPGCGRTTSTVFQELAQDIQNYLRNKMTVWRDLYPGVESLNVAVMGCVVNGPGESKLADIGISLPGTGETPIAPVYIDGERKVTLKGDNMAAEFLAIVEDYVKTNYGEGGSKRNQNRIIPILTI; via the coding sequence ATGAATACGCTCAAACGGCGCAAGACACATCAAGTAAAAATTGATCATATTATTGTCGGTTCGGATGCTCCTGTGATTGTTCAATCTATGACCAATACCGATACGGCAGATGCGGCGGCAACCGCGCAGCAGGTAAAAGAATTAAGCGATGCTGGTTCCGAAATGGTGCGGATTACGGTTAATAGTCCGGAAGCTGCGTCTAAAGTAGCTGAAATTAGGCAGCGCTTGGATGATATGGGGTATCACACCCCGCTTATCGGCGACTTTCATTTCAATGGCGAGAGACTGTTGGCAGAATTTCCGGATTGCGGCAAGGCTTTATCCAAATACCGTATCAACCCGGGTAATGTTGGTAAAGGTGCAAAAGGCGATGAAAAATTCGCATATATGATTCGGACTGCTGCTGAAAACGATAAAGCGGTTCGTATCGGTGTAAATTGGGGTTCGCTCGATCAAAGTTTGGCGAAGCGGATGATGGATGCCAATTTAGCTGCTACATCTCCCAGGCCTCCGGAAGAAGTAATGAAAGAGGCATTGATTGTCTCGGCGTTGGAGTCTTCAGAAAAAGCAGTGAATTTGGGATTGCCGGAAGATAAAATCATTCTATCGTGCAAAGTAAGTTCCGTGCAGGATTTAATACAGGTTTATCGTGATTTAGGTGGTCGTTGCAAATATCCATTGCATTTGGGTTTAACCGAAGCTGGTATGGGTAGTAAAGGTATTGTCGCTTCTACTGCAGCATTGTCGGTATTACTTCAAGAGGGTATCGGCGATACTATTCGAATTTCGCTTACTCCTGAACCGGGTAGTTCACGTACGCAAGAAGTGATTGTGGCACAAGAAATCCTGCAAACAATGGGGCTGCGCTCTTTTACTCCAATGGTAACGGCTTGTCCCGGCTGCGGTCGAACCACAAGTACCGTATTTCAAGAACTTGCACAGGATATTCAAAATTATCTGCGTAATAAAATGACAGTTTGGCGTGATCTCTATCCGGGGGTGGAATCACTGAATGTGGCCGTTATGGGCTGTGTTGTAAATGGCCCGGGTGAAAGCAAACTGGCGGATATCGGTATAAGCCTACCGGGTACAGGTGAAACACCCATTGCTCCCGTATATATAGATGGGGAACGTAAAGTAACCCTAAAAGGCGATAATATGGCTGCCGAATTTTTGGCAATTGTTGAGGATTATGTCAAAACCAATTATGGAGAAGGTGGAAGTAAACGTAATCAGAATCGTATTATTCCGATTTTAACCATTTGA
- a CDS encoding LysM peptidoglycan-binding domain-containing protein, whose translation MAKLKTIALTISGLSVLSGTTHAQAASTETDSSSNKLGMAMMRLNSSLLDQAQTNKHPSGSLWASLRKDFRINEVNTELVRRHESKFAANSGYFDRTINRSKPYMYHIANEVKKRNMPAEIALLPFIESAFVTKAKSHVGASGLWQFMPSTGRHYGLEKTALYDGRHDVYASTNAALNYLEYLHSMFGDWTLALAAYNWGEGNVGRAINRARAQGLEPTYENLRLPNETRNYVPKLLAVRNIVSNPQMFGLNISEINNQPYFKSVNVDKAIDNSTIARFANISESELLALNPGFNAPVFIPKNNRKLLLPASAIATFEKNYRNAKPENLLSWDIYSTADNTNLSTIAAETGMSVAELKRLNNIGSNSVSANRSILVAKNNSSNNKLEQTHTVDIDITPDSYRPSVPRTEQIVKAEKPTDLATASSQTITSAIDFVSRSKTDSETHMAISKNNESTAKKQGIAANLVAKEIDTQINSNPMIASAASEKTSNQPALSTLSDNGSDSTQTDAIAKLALQANSPATTISLNQTVTEQDDELMSLVKNNETDSAATNALTITEAKVTTHTDEPATAQQARIEKIAENRIKQKHRIESRLARAEQKTQRVASTTGTHKVSDGDTLFNISQRYNLSVADLITANNIKGNNIQKGQVLRIIASPAKNKTSNIKNVSYTVRKGDTLNTIANQFNLDINDIRRWNRNTRAVSPGQRLNLLGS comes from the coding sequence ATGGCAAAACTGAAAACAATCGCATTGACCATTTCAGGTTTATCCGTACTTTCCGGGACAACACACGCTCAAGCCGCAAGCACCGAAACAGATTCATCTTCCAACAAACTCGGTATGGCTATGATGCGACTCAATTCATCTCTGCTTGATCAAGCACAAACAAACAAACATCCGAGCGGAAGCCTGTGGGCTTCATTACGTAAAGACTTCCGCATCAACGAAGTCAATACCGAGCTAGTGCGCCGCCACGAAAGCAAATTTGCTGCAAACAGCGGTTATTTCGATCGCACGATCAACCGTAGCAAACCATATATGTATCATATTGCAAACGAAGTAAAAAAACGCAATATGCCGGCAGAAATAGCACTGCTGCCGTTTATTGAAAGCGCATTTGTTACCAAAGCGAAATCACATGTAGGGGCATCAGGTTTATGGCAGTTTATGCCATCAACAGGCCGTCACTACGGTTTAGAGAAAACTGCCCTGTACGACGGACGTCATGATGTTTATGCCTCAACCAATGCAGCCCTAAACTATCTCGAATACCTACACAGCATGTTTGGTGATTGGACATTAGCCCTTGCTGCATATAACTGGGGCGAAGGTAATGTCGGCCGCGCGATCAACCGTGCTCGCGCACAAGGCCTAGAACCAACCTACGAAAACCTTCGCCTGCCCAATGAGACAAGAAACTATGTACCAAAATTACTGGCAGTCCGCAATATTGTATCCAACCCTCAAATGTTTGGTCTGAATATCAGCGAAATCAACAACCAACCGTATTTCAAATCCGTCAATGTCGATAAAGCCATTGATAATAGTACGATTGCCCGTTTTGCCAACATTAGCGAAAGTGAATTACTAGCGTTAAATCCCGGCTTCAACGCACCAGTCTTCATTCCTAAAAATAACCGCAAACTATTGTTGCCTGCCAGTGCAATCGCAACTTTCGAAAAAAATTATCGTAATGCCAAACCCGAAAATCTGCTATCTTGGGATATTTACTCAACAGCAGATAACACCAATTTAAGCACGATTGCTGCTGAAACTGGCATGAGCGTGGCAGAACTGAAACGATTGAACAATATTGGTAGTAACTCTGTTTCTGCCAATCGCAGCATTTTAGTTGCTAAAAATAACAGTAGTAATAATAAATTGGAACAAACTCATACAGTTGACATCGATATTACTCCTGACTCATACCGACCAAGCGTACCGAGAACAGAACAAATTGTAAAAGCAGAAAAACCAACTGATTTGGCTACTGCTTCATCTCAAACAATAACATCAGCAATTGATTTCGTTAGCCGTTCGAAAACGGATTCTGAAACCCATATGGCGATTTCTAAAAATAACGAATCAACAGCTAAAAAACAAGGTATCGCAGCCAATCTTGTTGCCAAAGAGATCGATACTCAGATCAATTCAAACCCAATGATTGCATCTGCGGCTTCGGAAAAAACATCAAATCAGCCAGCTTTATCTACCTTATCAGATAATGGGTCTGATAGTACCCAAACTGATGCCATTGCAAAACTCGCATTACAAGCTAATTCCCCTGCAACAACAATTTCATTAAATCAAACTGTTACTGAACAGGATGATGAATTAATGTCCTTGGTAAAAAATAATGAAACAGATTCTGCTGCTACAAATGCACTTACAATAACTGAAGCTAAAGTTACTACTCATACCGACGAGCCTGCAACAGCACAACAAGCCCGAATTGAAAAAATTGCTGAAAACCGCATTAAGCAGAAACATAGAATTGAATCTCGCCTTGCACGCGCCGAACAAAAAACACAACGCGTAGCAAGCACTACAGGTACACATAAAGTAAGTGATGGAGATACTCTTTTCAATATTTCTCAACGCTATAATCTAAGTGTTGCTGATTTGATTACAGCCAATAACATTAAAGGTAACAACATCCAGAAAGGTCAGGTATTACGAATCATAGCCTCTCCTGCAAAAAACAAAACCAGCAATATCAAAAATGTATCCTACACTGTTCGTAAAGGGGATACTCTGAATACTATTGCTAACCAATTCAATCTTGATATTAATGATATCCGCAGATGGAACAGAAATACACGCGCGGTGTCTCCTGGTCAACGTTTAAACCTACTGGGAAGTTAG
- the zapE gene encoding cell division protein ZapE — MSNSENLFVPPEFDNHSPLTWYQAASQKPGFIRDEAQARAIEHLDRLWTELMMFKRKRNRFLGRSLRSPQVPKGLYFYGGVGRGKSFLMDAFYGCLPYRRKRRVHFHAFMAEIHRRLKGLKSEANPLKAVAAEIAEETRVLCFDEFHVSDIADAMILGRLLENLLNEGVVLVATSNYAPSELYPQGQNRSSFLPTIALIEANLTVLNVDGGEDYRLRTLKPAEIFFVPDNDENEQKLSDLFKNMSGGVAAEAGISVIHGREIPHKAKSEQVIWFDFRALCFGPRSQADYLYLAEHYEIVFLSGLERLTPQEKAEARRLTWLIDVLYDYRVKLCATSKVGVDDIYVEGDFAQEFTRTASRMAEMQSEAYLKLPHLTLNAPKS, encoded by the coding sequence ATGAGTAACAGTGAAAATCTTTTTGTCCCCCCTGAGTTTGATAATCACAGCCCGCTGACTTGGTATCAAGCCGCTTCGCAAAAACCTGGTTTTATCCGTGACGAGGCACAGGCGCGCGCCATTGAGCATCTTGACCGGTTGTGGACGGAACTGATGATGTTCAAACGCAAACGTAACCGTTTTCTAGGACGCAGCCTGCGTTCTCCGCAGGTGCCGAAAGGTTTGTATTTCTATGGCGGAGTAGGGCGGGGCAAAAGTTTTTTGATGGATGCTTTTTACGGCTGTTTGCCATATCGCCGTAAGCGCAGGGTGCATTTTCATGCATTTATGGCGGAAATACACCGGCGTTTGAAAGGGTTGAAAAGTGAGGCCAACCCGCTTAAAGCGGTAGCGGCGGAAATTGCCGAAGAAACGCGCGTGCTGTGTTTTGACGAATTTCATGTCAGCGATATTGCCGATGCGATGATTTTGGGCCGCCTGCTGGAAAATTTGTTGAACGAAGGAGTGGTTTTGGTGGCAACTTCCAACTATGCGCCGTCAGAGCTGTATCCGCAAGGGCAGAACCGCAGCAGCTTCTTACCGACGATTGCATTGATTGAGGCCAATCTGACGGTCTTAAATGTTGATGGCGGCGAGGATTACCGTCTGCGCACTTTGAAACCCGCAGAAATTTTTTTCGTACCCGATAATGACGAAAACGAACAAAAACTGTCTGATTTGTTTAAAAACATGTCGGGCGGAGTTGCCGCCGAAGCAGGAATCAGCGTTATACACGGCAGGGAAATTCCCCATAAGGCAAAATCGGAGCAAGTGATTTGGTTTGATTTTCGTGCTTTGTGTTTCGGTCCGCGTTCGCAGGCGGATTACCTTTATTTGGCGGAACACTATGAAATCGTGTTCCTTTCGGGATTGGAGCGGCTGACACCTCAGGAAAAAGCCGAGGCGCGCCGCCTGACTTGGCTGATTGACGTCTTATATGATTATCGGGTGAAGTTGTGTGCCACCAGCAAAGTTGGTGTCGACGATATTTATGTCGAAGGTGATTTTGCGCAAGAATTTACACGCACAGCCAGCCGTATGGCGGAAATGCAGTCGGAGGCCTATTTGAAGCTGCCGCATCTGACTTTAAATGCGCCCAAATCCTGA
- the rlmN gene encoding 23S rRNA (adenine(2503)-C(2))-methyltransferase RlmN yields the protein MKTNLLNYDLNSLTRHFAEMGEKPFRAKQVMRWMHQAGAQNFDEMTDLAKSLRQKLIEGATIEVPKLMAAQESSDGTRKWLLDVGTGNGVETVFIPETDRGTLCISSQVGCALECTFCSTGRQGFNRNLTAAEIIGQLWWANKAMGVTPKNERVISNVVMMGMGEPMANFDNVVTALSIMLDNHGYGLSRRRVTVSTSGMVPQMDRLRDAMPVALAVSLHASNDEVRDKIVPLNKKYPLKELMAACQRYLVKAPRDFITFEYVMLDGVNDNAQHARELIDLVRDVPCKFNLIPFNPFPHSGYERSSAENIRVFRDILQQAGFVVTVRKTRGDDIDAACGQLAGQVKDKTRRQQKWQQIVIQQQG from the coding sequence ATGAAAACCAATCTACTGAATTACGATTTGAACAGCCTGACACGGCATTTTGCCGAAATGGGTGAAAAACCCTTCCGGGCCAAGCAAGTGATGCGTTGGATGCATCAAGCGGGTGCGCAGAATTTCGATGAAATGACGGATTTGGCCAAATCGCTGCGTCAAAAACTGATCGAAGGTGCGACGATTGAAGTGCCGAAATTGATGGCTGCCCAAGAATCTTCCGACGGTACGCGCAAATGGCTGCTGGATGTAGGTACCGGCAACGGCGTGGAGACCGTATTTATTCCCGAAACCGACCGCGGTACGTTATGTATTTCTTCACAGGTCGGTTGTGCCTTGGAATGTACTTTCTGTTCTACCGGCCGCCAAGGGTTCAACCGCAATCTTACCGCCGCCGAAATCATCGGCCAACTTTGGTGGGCGAATAAGGCGATGGGCGTTACTCCGAAAAATGAACGGGTTATCTCCAATGTGGTCATGATGGGTATGGGCGAACCGATGGCGAATTTCGATAATGTGGTTACGGCATTGAGTATTATGCTTGATAATCACGGTTACGGTCTGAGCCGCCGCCGCGTTACCGTATCCACTTCCGGCATGGTGCCGCAGATGGACAGATTGAGGGATGCAATGCCGGTAGCTTTGGCTGTGTCGCTTCATGCCTCCAATGACGAAGTGCGCGATAAAATTGTTCCTTTGAATAAAAAATACCCGTTGAAGGAATTAATGGCGGCCTGCCAGCGCTATCTGGTCAAAGCACCCCGCGATTTTATTACTTTCGAGTATGTGATGCTTGACGGTGTGAACGACAATGCACAACATGCGCGCGAATTGATTGATTTGGTACGCGATGTGCCGTGCAAATTCAATCTGATTCCTTTCAATCCTTTTCCTCATTCCGGCTACGAACGTTCTTCCGCAGAAAACATCCGTGTGTTCCGCGATATTTTGCAACAGGCGGGTTTTGTCGTGACGGTGCGCAAAACACGCGGAGACGACATCGATGCTGCTTGCGGCCAACTGGCTGGTCAAGTGAAAGATAAAACCCGCCGCCAGCAAAAATGGCAGCAAATCGTAATTCAACAACAGGGCTGA